A single region of the Musa acuminata AAA Group cultivar baxijiao chromosome BXJ1-11, Cavendish_Baxijiao_AAA, whole genome shotgun sequence genome encodes:
- the LOC135597093 gene encoding uncharacterized protein LOC135597093 isoform X2 — MNHLLRAPSSANLHLLPQAHERRPINPDRRDAASIVLQREGKGREAVTMAQETLKLVSPSIGNEGRLPRKYTGDGQGARKDMSPPLEWYGVPEEAQSLALVVEDVDAPVDSDGPGVPWTHWVVVNIPPGLRDLPEGFPGKEEAVGGEYAGIKEGNNDWKVPGWRGPKPPTSGHHIRFKLYALDQTLRLGNKTKEADRRV, encoded by the exons ATGAATCATCTGCTACGTGCACCGAGCTCCGCAAACCTCCACCTGTTGCCTCAAGCTCACGAACGCAGGCCTATTAATCCCGACCGTCGTGATGCAGCTTCAATCGTCTTGCagcgggaagggaagggaagggaagcggTCACGATGGCGCAGGAGACGCTGAAGCTGGTGTCGCCCTCCATCGGCAACGAGGGGCGGCTGCCGCGCAAGTACACGGGGGACGGCCAGGGGGCGCGCAAGGACATGTCGCCGCCGCTGGAGTGGTACGGCGTACCGGAGGAGGCGCAGTCGTTGGCACTGGTGGTGGAGGACGTGGACGCGCCCGTCGACTCGGACGGCCCCGGTGTGCCTTGGACCCACTGGGTGGTGGTCAACATCCCGCCGGGTCTCCGAGACCTCCCCGAGGGCTTCCCAGGCAAGGAGGAGGCTGTGGGCGGGGAGTACGCGGGCATCAAGGAGGGCAACAACGACTGGAAGGTTCCCGGGTGGCGCGGCCCCAAGCCGCCCACGTCCGGCCACCACATCCGCTTCAAGCTGTACGCGCTCGACCAAACCTTACGTCTTGGCAACaag ACAAAAGAAGCGGACAGACGAGTTTGA
- the LOC135597093 gene encoding uncharacterized protein LOC135597093 isoform X1 encodes MNHLLRAPSSANLHLLPQAHERRPINPDRRDAASIVLQREGKGREAVTMAQETLKLVSPSIGNEGRLPRKYTGDGQGARKDMSPPLEWYGVPEEAQSLALVVEDVDAPVDSDGPGVPWTHWVVVNIPPGLRDLPEGFPGKEEAVGGEYAGIKEGNNDWKVPGWRGPKPPTSGHHIRFKLYALDQTLRLGNKVTKERLVD; translated from the exons ATGAATCATCTGCTACGTGCACCGAGCTCCGCAAACCTCCACCTGTTGCCTCAAGCTCACGAACGCAGGCCTATTAATCCCGACCGTCGTGATGCAGCTTCAATCGTCTTGCagcgggaagggaagggaagggaagcggTCACGATGGCGCAGGAGACGCTGAAGCTGGTGTCGCCCTCCATCGGCAACGAGGGGCGGCTGCCGCGCAAGTACACGGGGGACGGCCAGGGGGCGCGCAAGGACATGTCGCCGCCGCTGGAGTGGTACGGCGTACCGGAGGAGGCGCAGTCGTTGGCACTGGTGGTGGAGGACGTGGACGCGCCCGTCGACTCGGACGGCCCCGGTGTGCCTTGGACCCACTGGGTGGTGGTCAACATCCCGCCGGGTCTCCGAGACCTCCCCGAGGGCTTCCCAGGCAAGGAGGAGGCTGTGGGCGGGGAGTACGCGGGCATCAAGGAGGGCAACAACGACTGGAAGGTTCCCGGGTGGCGCGGCCCCAAGCCGCCCACGTCCGGCCACCACATCCGCTTCAAGCTGTACGCGCTCGACCAAACCTTACGTCTTGGCAACaag GTGACAAAGGAAAGGCTGGTGGATTAG
- the LOC135597095 gene encoding ran-binding protein 1 homolog a-like, with product MASNDPDREEEAVAGEDEDTGAQIAPIVTLSEVAVTTGEEEEDALLDLKAKLYRFDKEGNQWKERGTGSVKLLKHRETGKVRLVMRQAKTLKICANHLVIPSIKIQEHAGNDKSCVWHASDFADGELKEEMFCIRFGSVENCKKFMETVESITETLGKSEEKESEDASAAAGLLEKLSVAESKTEKASEEAPAASVKAEESSEVEKP from the exons ATGGCGAGCAACGATCCAGATCGCGAGGAGGAGGCCGTTGCCGGCGAGGACGAGGACACTGGCGCGCAGATCGCCCCCATCGTCACCCTCTCGGAAGTCGCCGTCACCaccggcgaggaggaggaggacgcctTGCTCGATCT GAAGGCGAAGCTGTACCGGTTCGATAAGGAGGGGAACCAGTGGAAAGAGAGGGGCACGGGGAGCGTGAAGCTTTTGAAGCACCGGGAGACGGGAAAGGTGCGGCTGGTGATGCGCCAGGCGAAAACCCTCAAGATCTGCGCCAACCATCTAG TTATTCCGTCGATCAAGATTCAGGAGCACGCGGGGAATGATAAGTCGTGCGTGTGGCATGCGTCGGATTTCGCTGATGGGGAGTTGAAGGAGGAGATGTTCTGCATTCGGTTCGGCTCAGTGGAAA ACTGCAAGAAGTTCATGGAGACGGTTGAAAGCATTACTGAAACTCTCGGAAAGAGCGAAGAGAAGGAGAGCGAGGATGCCTCGGCAGCTGCTGGACTATTGGAGAAATTGAGTGTTGCTGAAAGCAAAACAGAGAAAGCTTCAGAGGAAGCTCCAGCCGCTTCTGTCAAGGCAGAAGAATCATCGGAGGTGGAAAAACCCTAA